A single genomic interval of Lacrimispora sphenoides JCM 1415 harbors:
- a CDS encoding sensor histidine kinase, protein MKHSIRARFAIIFVCLMALVLISTWFVNNWFLESFYTNDKVHTLERAYTQIDRLVTQANESGKGIIDYYKDSYDPNFKNEGPAQKMFRTMGEKYNLMVVLIDSTTDEALMSTNGDQLFLKNRVEAYIFGKNVPEASILERHDNYIVQKTYDRRSDSYYLESWGYFSDNKTIFLMSVPLASITESVALANRFLAYVGVVALFIGSIFIYFTTKRITSPILQLANLSEKMSALDFDAKYTGAEEDEVGVLGNSMNQLSNTLKDTIGQLRAANEKLQKDIDEKIKIDEMRKDFIANVSHELKTPIALIQGYAEGLTEGMAEDPDSRDYYCGVIMDEAGKMNTMVRQLLNLTALEFGNDSIEMERFDLTELIRGVINSARILIQQKGAEVKLEDCGPIYVSADEFKIEEVITNYLNNALNHLEGERKIVFTAEENGEEALVTVFNTGQNIPDEDLPNIWTKFFKVDKAHTRGYGGSGIGLSIVKAIMDSHNKSCGARNVKGGVEFWFTLDCYKENM, encoded by the coding sequence ATGAAGCATTCCATCAGGGCGCGTTTTGCTATAATTTTTGTATGTCTGATGGCCTTGGTCCTAATTTCTACATGGTTTGTAAACAACTGGTTTCTGGAGAGTTTTTACACCAACGATAAGGTGCACACTCTGGAGAGAGCCTATACGCAGATCGACAGGTTAGTAACACAGGCGAATGAAAGCGGGAAAGGAATCATTGATTATTACAAGGATTCTTATGATCCGAATTTTAAAAATGAAGGTCCGGCCCAGAAGATGTTCCGAACCATGGGAGAAAAATATAATCTGATGGTGGTGTTGATCGACAGCACCACTGACGAGGCCCTTATGTCCACAAACGGGGATCAGCTCTTTTTAAAAAACAGGGTAGAGGCATATATATTCGGAAAGAACGTACCGGAAGCCAGTATTTTAGAAAGACACGACAATTACATTGTTCAGAAGACATATGACAGGCGTTCCGATTCTTATTATCTGGAAAGCTGGGGGTATTTTTCTGATAATAAAACTATTTTCCTCATGTCTGTCCCTCTTGCCAGCATTACGGAAAGTGTGGCACTGGCGAACCGATTCCTTGCTTATGTAGGAGTGGTGGCGCTGTTCATAGGAAGCATATTTATATATTTTACCACAAAAAGAATTACGTCTCCTATTTTACAGCTTGCCAACTTGTCAGAAAAAATGTCGGCGTTGGACTTTGATGCCAAATACACCGGTGCAGAGGAGGATGAGGTCGGGGTACTGGGCAACAGTATGAACCAGCTGTCCAACACCTTAAAGGATACCATTGGGCAGCTTAGGGCAGCTAACGAAAAGCTGCAGAAGGATATTGATGAAAAGATAAAGATAGATGAAATGCGTAAGGATTTTATCGCCAATGTTTCCCACGAATTAAAGACACCCATTGCCCTCATTCAGGGATATGCGGAGGGTCTTACGGAAGGGATGGCGGAAGATCCGGACAGCAGAGATTATTACTGCGGAGTCATTATGGACGAGGCAGGTAAAATGAATACCATGGTCCGTCAATTACTTAATCTTACTGCTCTTGAATTCGGCAATGACAGTATTGAGATGGAGCGCTTTGATCTGACGGAGCTGATCCGCGGAGTCATTAATTCGGCACGAATTCTGATACAGCAAAAAGGGGCAGAAGTGAAGCTGGAGGATTGCGGTCCAATTTATGTATCTGCTGATGAATTTAAAATAGAAGAAGTTATTACAAACTACTTAAATAATGCGTTGAATCATTTGGAGGGTGAGCGTAAGATTGTATTTACGGCAGAGGAGAATGGAGAGGAAGCTCTTGTAACCGTATTTAACACCGGTCAAAATATCCCGGATGAAGACTTACCTAATATTTGGACTAAGTTTTTTAAGGTGGATAAGGCACATACAAGGGGATATGGGGGTAGTGGTATTGGCCTTTCCATTGTTAAGGCTATTATGGATTCCCATAATAAGTCCTGCGGTGCCCGCAATGTGAAGGGCGGTGTGGAGTTTTGGTTTACTTTGGATTGTTATAAAGAAAATATGTAG
- a CDS encoding glycosyltransferase — MKSVTRLSQCMIVKNEEKNIRRALSWGKDIVWEQIVVDTGSSDNTVEIAKEMGAKVFHYSWNDDFSAAKNFALEQAKGNWIAFLDADEYFSDGEAKKILPLLRKLDKDLSPALRAVALNCTMANLNDSGGVINIFPQCRIFRNIPELRYKNRIHESLSLSADIKLTILDATEDLTISHTGYAESVYEETGKIDRNISLLKRELEENPLNGDTWSYLADSLYVVNRFNEAEEACLKAIEREESSFGKDRKRGDFTKLIKIKYRKNSGQEEDIIAIYQEAKDFAGSSPDLEYWTGLWFYQRGEMQKAKRYLEQALNLLDQYKGDGKVAMVGVLAEVYQMLFGICKMYGTPSDVIRYGVLSLRMNPYLFTVLMDMLLLLKQEPGEEETADATFGFLSKLYDLSSFKNKVFLIKVSEKVPYPALEKQVYAMLSEVERESLSKVGDIF, encoded by the coding sequence ATGAAGTCTGTAACGCGGCTTTCCCAATGCATGATTGTTAAAAATGAAGAAAAGAATATCCGGCGTGCTTTAAGCTGGGGAAAAGATATTGTCTGGGAGCAAATCGTTGTGGACACTGGTTCTTCTGACAATACCGTTGAGATTGCAAAAGAGATGGGGGCAAAGGTTTTTCATTATTCCTGGAACGATGATTTTTCTGCTGCCAAGAATTTTGCCTTGGAACAGGCGAAAGGAAACTGGATTGCATTTCTGGATGCGGATGAGTATTTTTCTGACGGGGAGGCGAAAAAGATCCTGCCCCTATTAAGAAAACTGGATAAAGACCTTTCCCCTGCCCTACGGGCCGTGGCATTGAATTGTACAATGGCTAACCTTAATGATTCGGGAGGAGTGATTAACATATTTCCTCAATGCCGGATTTTCAGGAACATCCCGGAACTTCGTTATAAAAACAGGATACATGAATCGTTATCCCTTTCTGCTGATATAAAATTAACAATTCTTGATGCAACAGAGGATCTTACCATTAGCCATACCGGCTATGCAGAGTCTGTCTACGAAGAGACGGGGAAGATAGATCGGAATATTTCTCTTTTAAAAAGAGAATTAGAAGAAAATCCTTTAAATGGAGATACATGGTCCTATCTGGCAGATTCTCTTTATGTGGTAAATCGGTTTAATGAAGCAGAAGAGGCTTGTTTAAAGGCCATAGAGCGGGAAGAGTCTTCTTTCGGTAAAGATAGAAAAAGGGGAGACTTTACAAAGCTGATTAAGATAAAATATAGAAAGAATTCTGGACAGGAAGAAGATATTATAGCTATTTATCAAGAGGCAAAGGATTTCGCAGGCTCTTCCCCTGATCTGGAATATTGGACGGGATTATGGTTTTATCAGCGGGGAGAGATGCAAAAGGCCAAACGTTATCTGGAACAGGCTTTGAATTTGCTGGATCAGTATAAAGGAGATGGTAAGGTAGCAATGGTGGGGGTTCTCGCTGAGGTATATCAGATGCTTTTTGGAATCTGCAAAATGTACGGGACTCCGTCTGATGTGATCCGATATGGGGTTCTGTCTCTTAGAATGAATCCGTATCTCTTTACTGTATTAATGGACATGCTGTTGCTCTTGAAACAAGAACCGGGTGAAGAAGAAACTGCTGATGCCACATTTGGCTTTTTATCAAAGCTTTATGACCTTTCTTCTTTTAAAAATAAGGTTTTCTTAATAAAGGTATCGGAAAAAGTCCCCTATCCTGCATTAGAAAAACAGGTTTATGCTATGTTGTCAGAGGTGGAGCGTGAGTCTCTCTCAAAGGTAGGAGATATTTTTTAA
- the kduI gene encoding 5-dehydro-4-deoxy-D-glucuronate isomerase codes for MDIRYSANQKDFKRYTTEETRNEFLIENLYVANEVVAVYSHVDRMVTLGCMPTTETVSIDKGIDIWKNFGTSYFLERREVGIFNIGGAGKIIADGEEFKMGYKDCLYITKGTKEVTFSSEDGSNPAKFYMVSAPAHKACKTTFIPIEKAAKKPLGAMETSNKRVINQFIHPDVLETCQLSMGMTVLDPGSVWNTMPSHTHERRMEIYMYFEIPENNVVFHMMGEGNETRHIVMQNEQAVISPSWSIHSGAGTSNYTFIWAMGGENQAFDDMDTIPTTELR; via the coding sequence ATGGATATCCGTTATTCAGCAAATCAGAAGGATTTCAAACGTTACACAACAGAAGAAACCAGAAATGAGTTTTTAATTGAAAATTTATACGTAGCCAATGAGGTAGTTGCAGTATATTCTCACGTAGATCGTATGGTTACCTTAGGCTGCATGCCAACAACAGAGACAGTTTCCATAGACAAGGGCATTGATATCTGGAAAAATTTTGGTACAAGCTATTTCCTTGAGAGACGTGAGGTTGGTATCTTCAACATTGGCGGCGCAGGAAAGATCATTGCAGATGGGGAAGAATTCAAGATGGGATATAAGGACTGCTTATATATCACCAAGGGAACAAAGGAAGTGACTTTCTCCAGCGAAGATGGATCCAATCCGGCTAAATTCTACATGGTGAGTGCTCCTGCTCATAAAGCATGTAAGACCACATTTATTCCTATTGAAAAGGCAGCTAAGAAGCCTCTGGGCGCTATGGAAACCTCCAACAAGCGCGTGATCAACCAGTTCATCCATCCGGACGTACTGGAGACCTGCCAGTTGTCTATGGGTATGACTGTTCTGGATCCGGGCAGCGTATGGAACACCATGCCATCCCATACCCACGAGAGACGTATGGAGATTTACATGTATTTTGAGATTCCGGAGAACAATGTAGTATTCCATATGATGGGCGAAGGTAATGAGACTAGACACATTGTTATGCAGAATGAGCAGGCAGTAATCAGCCCATCCTGGAGCATCCATTCCGGTGCTGGTACCAGTAACTATACCTTTATCTGGGCAATGGGCGGAGAAAACCAGGCATTCGATGATATGGATACCATTCCTACAACTGAGTTAAGATAA
- a CDS encoding response regulator transcription factor — MEQLKILVVDDEARMRKLVKDFLSVKGFSVVEASNGEEAVDIFFEQKDIVLIILDVMMPKMDGWETCKTIRKYSQVPIIMLTARSEERDELQGFDLGVDEYISKPFSPKILVARVEAILRRSNAVPADAVEIGGICIDKAAHQVTIDGKDIELSYKEFELLAYFLENQGIALSREKILNNVWNYDYFGDARTIDTHVKKLRNKMGDKGDYIKTIWGMGYKFEV, encoded by the coding sequence ATGGAACAGTTAAAGATATTAGTAGTGGATGATGAAGCCAGAATGAGAAAACTGGTAAAGGATTTTTTGAGCGTAAAGGGTTTTTCCGTGGTCGAGGCGTCCAACGGCGAAGAAGCTGTAGATATCTTTTTTGAACAAAAAGATATTGTGCTGATTATCCTGGACGTGATGATGCCTAAAATGGATGGCTGGGAGACCTGCAAAACAATCCGTAAATACTCCCAGGTTCCCATTATCATGCTGACTGCAAGAAGCGAAGAACGTGACGAGCTACAGGGCTTTGATCTGGGAGTAGATGAATACATTTCAAAACCTTTCAGCCCAAAGATTTTAGTGGCCCGCGTGGAGGCCATATTAAGGCGCAGCAATGCCGTTCCCGCAGATGCAGTGGAAATAGGGGGGATCTGCATTGACAAAGCGGCCCACCAGGTCACCATTGACGGTAAAGACATCGAGCTAAGTTACAAGGAATTTGAGCTTTTGGCTTATTTTTTGGAAAATCAGGGAATTGCTCTGTCCAGGGAGAAGATATTGAACAATGTCTGGAATTATGATTACTTTGGAGATGCCCGGACCATAGATACCCATGTGAAAAAGTTGAGAAACAAGATGGGAGATAAGGGAGACTATATAAAGACTATATGGGGAATGGGATATAAATTCGAAGTATAA
- a CDS encoding glycosyltransferase, giving the protein MNQYKICVYAISKNEEQFVDRWMDAVSEADAVIVTDTGSTDHTVERLRERGAIVYEETISPWRFDTARNVALSHVPEDMDICVSNDLDEVFESGWRQKLEELWRPEYTRARYLFTFAFNPDGTPQKQYPMEKIHIRHGYRWVHPVHEVLEYSGSGSEKISWINGLALNHYPDLSKPRSQYLPLLELSVQENPLDDRSMFWLGREYVYHGNFDKGIETLKKHLSLETAQWSEERSASMRFIAQCYEEKGNMKEARSWLFRALAECPDVREPYLALVKSAYKEKNWPLTFAMAEKGLTISRNSGSYLVDPESWGNALHDYASVSAYNMGMYEKARDYARMALSINSSNKRLQNNLLLIEDRIKKQEKAEESS; this is encoded by the coding sequence GTGAATCAATATAAAATTTGCGTATATGCAATCAGTAAAAATGAAGAACAATTTGTAGACCGCTGGATGGATGCAGTATCCGAAGCCGATGCTGTCATTGTGACGGATACAGGCTCAACCGATCATACGGTTGAAAGACTTCGGGAAAGAGGAGCCATTGTTTATGAAGAAACTATATCCCCATGGCGGTTCGACACAGCCCGCAATGTGGCGCTAAGCCATGTCCCCGAGGATATGGACATCTGTGTTTCTAACGATTTAGACGAGGTCTTTGAGTCAGGATGGCGGCAAAAGCTGGAAGAGCTATGGAGGCCGGAATACACACGTGCACGATACTTATTTACTTTTGCTTTTAATCCCGATGGTACCCCCCAAAAGCAGTATCCTATGGAAAAAATCCATATCAGGCATGGCTATCGCTGGGTACATCCGGTACATGAGGTTCTGGAATACAGCGGTTCAGGTTCTGAGAAAATCTCATGGATCAACGGGTTGGCCCTCAATCACTATCCGGATTTATCAAAGCCAAGAAGTCAATATCTTCCCCTTTTGGAACTATCTGTTCAGGAGAACCCGCTTGATGACAGGTCTATGTTCTGGTTAGGAAGAGAATACGTGTATCATGGAAATTTTGATAAGGGTATTGAAACGCTGAAGAAACACCTTTCCCTTGAAACTGCTCAATGGAGTGAGGAACGAAGTGCCTCCATGCGCTTTATTGCTCAATGTTATGAAGAGAAAGGGAATATGAAAGAGGCCAGATCATGGCTCTTTCGGGCTTTGGCGGAATGCCCGGATGTCAGGGAACCATATCTTGCTCTGGTAAAATCAGCCTATAAGGAAAAAAACTGGCCGTTGACCTTCGCCATGGCAGAAAAGGGTTTAACCATCTCAAGAAATTCAGGAAGTTATCTGGTTGACCCAGAAAGCTGGGGAAATGCTTTGCATGATTACGCTTCCGTCAGTGCTTACAATATGGGTATGTATGAGAAGGCCAGGGATTATGCCCGTATGGCCTTGAGCATAAATTCTTCTAATAAAAGGCTGCAAAATAATCTGCTATTGATTGAAGACAGGATCAAAAAACAGGAAAAGGCGGAGGAATCATCATGA
- a CDS encoding CDP-alcohol phosphatidyltransferase family protein has product MKNIPNLITMTRVLGTVVLLTMEPFSRQFLIVYFLCGISDVLDGMIARKMNAVSKRGQMLDSIADAFMVIVLLSIFVPSFQLPLWGIYWIAAIAVVRLISLGVGFIRYRQLAFLHTYANKLTGIALFTFPFLYIGTGLYAAAILVCLIASISAIEELIINSVSIKLRRDIKSIFSLRK; this is encoded by the coding sequence ATGAAGAATATTCCTAACTTAATTACAATGACGAGAGTGTTAGGAACCGTGGTTTTGTTGACAATGGAACCATTTTCAAGACAATTTCTCATTGTATATTTTTTATGCGGCATCAGTGATGTTTTGGACGGAATGATTGCGCGAAAGATGAATGCCGTAAGCAAAAGAGGTCAGATGCTGGATAGCATTGCTGATGCTTTCATGGTTATAGTTTTGTTGTCCATATTTGTTCCAAGCTTTCAATTGCCTTTATGGGGAATATATTGGATCGCTGCGATTGCTGTTGTCCGCCTGATATCGTTAGGTGTTGGTTTTATTCGTTATAGACAACTTGCATTTTTACACACGTATGCTAATAAGCTGACAGGGATTGCTTTGTTTACCTTTCCATTTCTATATATTGGAACAGGATTATATGCGGCGGCTATTTTGGTTTGTTTGATTGCAAGCATTTCGGCGATAGAAGAATTAATTATTAATTCTGTTTCTATAAAGTTACGGCGAGATATTAAATCCATATTTTCACTTAGAAAATAG
- a CDS encoding glycosyltransferase family 2 protein, which yields MRIPKISVIMLTYNREMLVRRMIESILAQTFTDFEFIIVDNGSTDRSGVIVDEYARKDARISVIHRERGNIGSGRNAGLKIATGDYITFVDDDDTCEPDLLEFLYTLAIVYNSDVSICGAMKDEDGEVIPVGVFNDILVMNAEQAIIALMWRKRYNTGFPTKLISRKVYQGLYFDEVGRYDDISLMYKVLGNAGTVVSYGLPKYRVYRHRGNNSCITTKDGLITAEYLESYRNAYRERTVWLCKHFPQQSNYWWYFDWSFQISMVNKIFINKLNGCAAHLLEMKSELAEHKGEFLASPHILDFEIKWVERYI from the coding sequence ATGAGGATACCGAAAATTAGTGTAATAATGTTGACATACAATCGAGAAATGTTGGTCAGGCGGATGATCGAAAGCATTCTTGCCCAAACATTTACGGATTTTGAGTTTATTATCGTAGACAATGGTTCGACAGATCGATCTGGCGTAATTGTCGATGAGTATGCCCGAAAAGATGCCAGGATCAGTGTGATACATAGAGAACGTGGTAATATCGGATCGGGGCGCAATGCGGGATTGAAGATTGCAACAGGCGACTACATTACCTTTGTCGATGATGATGATACCTGCGAACCAGACCTATTGGAGTTTCTCTATACTCTCGCTATTGTATATAATTCCGATGTTTCTATATGTGGTGCAATGAAGGATGAGGATGGAGAGGTTATTCCGGTTGGTGTGTTCAATGACATTCTTGTGATGAATGCTGAGCAGGCGATCATTGCCCTGATGTGGCGAAAACGCTACAATACAGGGTTTCCTACTAAATTGATTTCCCGAAAGGTATACCAAGGACTGTACTTTGACGAAGTTGGACGGTATGATGATATATCTCTGATGTATAAAGTCTTGGGAAATGCCGGAACCGTAGTATCATATGGTTTGCCGAAATACCGTGTTTATCGCCATAGGGGGAATAATTCATGTATCACCACAAAAGATGGATTGATTACTGCAGAATATTTGGAGTCGTATCGTAATGCATATCGTGAACGTACCGTATGGCTATGTAAACATTTTCCGCAGCAGTCGAATTATTGGTGGTATTTTGATTGGTCGTTTCAGATTTCAATGGTAAATAAGATTTTTATAAACAAGCTTAACGGTTGTGCAGCGCATCTTTTGGAGATGAAAAGCGAGCTGGCAGAGCATAAAGGTGAGTTTTTAGCAAGTCCACATATTCTTGATTTTGAAATAAAATGGGTAGAGAGGTATATTTAA
- a CDS encoding FkbM family methyltransferase produces MESFRKEYDIIQRQWNGNLQTADQAFREFEQKVAGRPLVLFGAAWIGDFVYERLVSRGIEITCFCDNFVKGVTPAGHTPIITADELIKMYPTAVVIITNDKACFIIRQQLLDLGFGEDQLLLLKQLDHQQLDLQQFSLDQLQPYIDGYERMYDFFTDEISKQIIIARMKSYLFGTSIKKSDSPQYFEKGIIQLSEHEVFVDGGFFTGDTAEEFIRQTNGKFNYYYGFEPDILSREKARKNLSQYECNSNIEVIPRGLHSKQTKLKFASSNGAQASGGTIIEDADITGDNVVSVDVTSLDHFFANTSEVPTFIKMDIEGAEKNALLGAKNVIQTAKPKLAICVYHKPEDLYELTELIHSYNPDYKFVLRHYAHYFWETVLYAV; encoded by the coding sequence ATGGAAAGCTTCAGAAAAGAATACGATATAATACAACGGCAATGGAATGGTAATCTGCAGACAGCGGATCAAGCATTCCGAGAATTTGAACAAAAGGTTGCGGGCCGGCCGCTTGTGCTGTTTGGGGCAGCCTGGATTGGAGATTTTGTATATGAACGACTGGTCTCCAGAGGAATAGAGATTACTTGCTTTTGTGATAATTTTGTGAAGGGGGTTACCCCTGCAGGCCATACTCCAATCATTACTGCTGACGAGTTAATAAAGATGTATCCTACAGCCGTAGTCATTATTACCAATGATAAAGCTTGCTTTATCATTCGCCAGCAATTACTTGATTTAGGCTTTGGAGAAGACCAATTACTTTTGTTAAAACAGTTGGATCACCAACAGCTGGATTTACAGCAGTTTAGCTTAGACCAATTACAGCCATACATTGACGGTTATGAGAGAATGTATGATTTTTTTACAGATGAGATATCCAAGCAGATTATTATTGCCAGGATGAAATCATACCTTTTTGGTACTTCTATAAAAAAATCTGATTCTCCCCAATATTTTGAAAAAGGTATCATACAGTTGAGTGAGCATGAAGTTTTTGTGGATGGTGGTTTTTTTACAGGGGACACAGCTGAAGAATTTATTCGTCAGACAAATGGAAAGTTCAATTATTACTATGGTTTTGAACCGGATATTTTATCCAGGGAAAAGGCTCGGAAAAACTTGAGTCAATATGAATGCAACTCTAATATTGAAGTTATTCCACGGGGACTGCACAGTAAGCAGACAAAGCTGAAGTTTGCCTCATCCAATGGCGCACAGGCTTCTGGAGGAACGATAATAGAAGATGCTGATATAACAGGAGATAATGTGGTTTCTGTGGATGTGACCTCGCTGGATCATTTCTTTGCAAACACGTCGGAGGTCCCTACTTTTATCAAGATGGATATTGAAGGAGCTGAGAAAAATGCATTGCTCGGAGCGAAAAATGTGATTCAGACAGCTAAACCCAAGCTTGCCATTTGCGTTTACCATAAGCCTGAAGATCTCTATGAGTTAACAGAATTAATTCATAGTTATAATCCTGACTATAAATTTGTCTTACGCCACTATGCTCATTATTTTTGGGAAACGGTGTTGTATGCAGTCTAA
- a CDS encoding flagellin: MRIQHNIAALNSHRQLGTNNTAVSKNLEKLSSGYKINRAGDDAAGLAISEKMRAQITGLETAQKNANDGISLVQTAEGALTEVHSMLNRMVELAHQSANGTYQNDIDRENLQKEVTSLTSEIDRIAKGTNFNGLNLLDGTQSSGLTLQIGDTSDTFNQLTVTIGNMDAASLTLSGVDISTQTGAQAAVATIKDAINAVSSTRGDLGALQNRLEHTINNLGVTSENMTAAESRIRDVDMAKEMMSYTKNNILVQASQAMLAQANQLPQGVLQLLK; this comes from the coding sequence ATGAGAATTCAACACAACATCGCAGCTTTAAACTCACACAGACAGTTAGGAACCAACAACACAGCAGTAAGCAAGAACCTTGAGAAATTATCTTCTGGTTACAAAATCAACCGTGCAGGCGACGACGCAGCTGGTCTGGCTATTTCTGAGAAGATGAGAGCACAGATTACAGGTCTTGAGACAGCTCAGAAGAACGCTAATGATGGTATCTCTCTGGTACAGACCGCTGAAGGCGCTTTAACAGAAGTTCACTCTATGTTAAATCGTATGGTTGAACTGGCTCACCAGTCAGCTAACGGAACTTATCAGAATGATATTGATCGTGAGAACCTTCAGAAGGAAGTAACTTCCTTAACATCTGAAATTGACCGTATCGCCAAAGGCACAAACTTCAATGGTCTTAATCTGCTTGATGGTACTCAGTCTTCTGGTTTAACACTACAGATTGGTGATACTTCCGATACCTTCAACCAGTTAACAGTAACAATCGGTAATATGGATGCTGCTAGCCTTACACTTAGCGGTGTAGATATCAGCACTCAGACTGGCGCTCAGGCTGCAGTTGCTACGATTAAGGATGCAATCAATGCTGTATCCAGTACCCGTGGTGATTTAGGTGCTTTACAGAACCGTCTTGAGCATACAATCAACAACCTTGGAGTTACCAGCGAAAACATGACAGCAGCTGAGAGCCGCATCCGTGACGTTGATATGGCTAAGGAAATGATGTCTTATACCAAGAACAACATTCTTGTACAGGCTTCTCAGGCTATGCTTGCTCAGGCAAATCAGCTTCCTCAGGGAGTTTTACAGTTATTAAAGTAA
- a CDS encoding glycosyltransferase has translation MKLKICVYAICKNEVQFVDKWMDSMSEADLIVVTDTGSDDGTVERLKERGAVVYVDIVKPWRFDVARNISLDHVPEDIDICVCTDLDELFEPGWRNQLEEAWLNHRPEGSVSTAKMGRYPYNWSLKEDGTPDIQFYYFKVHSRQGFRWKCPIHEYIQYTGNLPVETIYIEGMILSHYPDPEKSRGSYLPLLELAVKEAPEDERMRYYLGREYMYKSQWIKCMETLKDYLAMQAAVWSDERCAAMRWIAKSCYKMGDLNGAYAWYFKAIAEVPDMRDSYVEFSKMCYEIKDWAMTYFLTKEALKIKEKSRTFVNMGYSWDYTLDDYCAIAAYWLGMPKESLEHAKSALEYAPDNERLKSNFNIIAAAQKSNHP, from the coding sequence ATGAAACTAAAAATCTGTGTTTATGCTATTTGCAAAAATGAGGTCCAATTTGTAGATAAGTGGATGGACTCCATGAGTGAAGCTGACCTGATTGTAGTCACGGATACCGGTTCTGATGATGGGACTGTTGAAAGGTTGAAAGAACGGGGTGCGGTTGTATATGTGGACATAGTTAAGCCGTGGAGGTTCGATGTGGCGCGGAATATTTCCCTGGATCATGTACCGGAGGATATTGATATCTGCGTCTGCACGGACCTTGATGAATTATTTGAGCCAGGCTGGCGTAATCAGCTGGAGGAAGCATGGCTTAACCATAGACCGGAAGGTTCTGTGTCTACTGCAAAAATGGGAAGATACCCTTATAACTGGAGCCTTAAGGAAGATGGGACTCCAGACATTCAGTTTTATTATTTTAAAGTGCATAGCCGGCAGGGGTTCCGTTGGAAATGCCCTATCCATGAATATATCCAATATACGGGAAATTTACCTGTTGAAACCATATATATCGAAGGAATGATTCTCAGCCATTACCCAGACCCTGAAAAATCCCGGGGTTCCTATCTTCCCCTTTTGGAGCTTGCTGTGAAGGAAGCTCCGGAGGATGAGAGGATGCGGTATTATCTTGGAAGAGAATATATGTATAAAAGCCAATGGATAAAATGCATGGAAACACTTAAGGATTATCTGGCTATGCAGGCTGCTGTATGGAGTGATGAGCGATGTGCCGCTATGCGCTGGATTGCAAAATCCTGCTATAAAATGGGAGACTTGAATGGAGCATATGCCTGGTATTTTAAAGCCATTGCAGAAGTGCCGGATATGCGTGATTCCTATGTGGAGTTCTCTAAAATGTGCTATGAAATAAAAGATTGGGCCATGACTTACTTTTTAACAAAAGAAGCTTTAAAGATAAAGGAAAAGTCGAGGACCTTTGTCAATATGGGATATTCCTGGGATTATACACTGGATGACTATTGCGCCATAGCTGCCTATTGGCTGGGCATGCCGAAGGAATCCCTGGAACATGCAAAGAGTGCTCTTGAATATGCCCCCGATAATGAACGGCTAAAAAGCAATTTTAACATTATTGCAGCCGCACAAAAATCAAATCATCCTTAA
- a CDS encoding YjfB family protein: protein MDIGAMSMEMSLARVQQSAGISVAKKAMDSQEVAAEGLLKMVETAFPKQMPVNGIGQIVNTKA, encoded by the coding sequence ATGGATATTGGCGCAATGAGCATGGAGATGAGCCTTGCTAGAGTACAGCAGAGTGCAGGAATCAGCGTTGCGAAGAAAGCTATGGACTCTCAGGAAGTTGCTGCGGAGGGATTGCTTAAGATGGTGGAGACGGCGTTTCCTAAACAGATGCCTGTAAATGGGATTGGGCAGATTGTTAATACTAAAGCATAA